The following proteins come from a genomic window of Proteinivorax hydrogeniformans:
- the dnaA gene encoding chromosomal replication initiator protein DnaA, whose translation MNNSLEGIWKKVLEQLEKKLSKPSYETWLQGTSAITMYDSTLVVGVPNDFTKEWLENRYASLISDILVNLTGKNLDVNFVVPQEDTLETKKTPKKVEKTKLVHEDITTQLNPKYTFNTFVIGNSNRFAHAASLAVAEAPAKAYNPLFIYGGVGLGKTHLMNAIGHYVTNHNDQDKVVYISSEKFTNEFINAIRDNKTVEFRNKYRTVDVLLIDDIQFLAGKEQTQEEFFHTFNTLHENNKQIIISSDRPPKEIPTLEDRLRSRFEWGLITDIQKPDLETREAILRKKAELEKLDIPNSVFMFIANKIATNIRELEGALTRVIAFSSMTGQEVTVEVAEQALKDIIPDNDNEVIDIDKIQKSIAKHYQLKVEDLKAKKRTRSVSYPRQIAMYLSRELTDFSLPKIGEEFGGRDHTTVLHAHEKIKKDIKDNKSFALEIENLTKAIKEGKLG comes from the coding sequence ATGAATAACAGCTTAGAGGGTATATGGAAAAAAGTATTAGAACAGTTAGAAAAGAAACTAAGTAAACCAAGCTATGAAACCTGGTTGCAAGGTACATCGGCTATTACGATGTATGATTCTACTTTGGTAGTAGGTGTCCCTAATGATTTTACAAAAGAATGGCTAGAAAATCGTTATGCTTCTTTAATTTCTGATATATTAGTAAATCTAACAGGAAAAAATCTAGATGTTAACTTTGTGGTCCCTCAAGAAGATACCTTAGAAACCAAAAAAACACCTAAAAAAGTAGAAAAAACTAAACTTGTTCATGAGGATATTACTACCCAACTTAACCCTAAATATACCTTTAATACCTTTGTTATCGGTAATAGCAATAGATTTGCTCATGCTGCATCTTTAGCTGTTGCCGAAGCGCCTGCAAAAGCTTACAACCCCCTCTTTATCTACGGTGGGGTTGGTTTAGGGAAGACACATCTTATGAATGCTATTGGTCATTACGTTACTAATCATAATGACCAAGATAAAGTAGTTTATATATCATCAGAAAAATTTACAAATGAGTTTATTAACGCAATACGAGACAACAAAACTGTTGAGTTTAGGAATAAATATAGAACAGTTGATGTTCTTCTTATTGATGATATTCAGTTTCTAGCTGGTAAAGAACAAACTCAGGAAGAATTTTTCCATACATTTAATACGCTACATGAAAACAATAAGCAAATTATAATTTCTAGTGATAGGCCGCCGAAAGAAATCCCTACACTTGAAGACCGTTTAAGATCACGGTTTGAATGGGGATTAATAACTGATATTCAAAAACCTGATCTTGAAACTAGAGAAGCTATTTTACGTAAAAAAGCTGAGCTTGAAAAGCTTGATATTCCAAATTCAGTCTTTATGTTTATAGCAAATAAAATCGCCACTAACATTCGTGAATTAGAAGGTGCTTTAACTAGGGTGATTGCTTTTAGTTCAATGACTGGTCAAGAGGTAACTGTAGAAGTTGCAGAACAAGCTCTAAAAGATATCATACCAGACAACGATAATGAGGTTATTGATATAGATAAAATACAAAAAAGTATTGCCAAACATTATCAGTTAAAAGTTGAAGATTTAAAAGCAAAAAAAAGAACGCGCTCAGTTTCATATCCCCGTCAAATTGCTATGTATCTTTCAAGAGAGCTCACAGACTTCTCTTTGCCTAAAATAGGTGAGGAATTTGGAGGAAGAGATCATACTACTGTTCTTCACGCCCATGAAAAAATAAAAAAAGATATCAAAGACAATAAAAGTTTTGCTCTAGAAATCGAGAATTTAACAAAAGCTATCAAAGAAGGAAAGTTAGGTTAA
- the dnaN gene encoding DNA polymerase III subunit beta yields MEFYCSQEELLAGISITQRGISSKTTIQVLSGIMLKVSNNHLYLKSTDLEITIEYKVPVKTVTEGEIILPAKILTDIVRKMPKEEIHFSMTEDKNVKIKSSTIEIDLTGESTEEFPKFPQLPEGKILGLSELKLKNMLKQTAFAISTEESRPVLTGVLFEIKGSTLNLIATDGHRLAYKVAVLEDEPKTPLKVIVPRKAITELQRILVDDEDNTIDIYVKDSIVFFVFENVIFSSRVIEGKFPPYQQIIPSDNNTKLKVNTKILQTSIERAELLSREGARSLVKFKISDILYLTSNTPDLGSLSEQLPVDKEGEDLEIAFNAKLITDCLKNIDVPEVYLEFNGSFNPCLIKPVIGDDYLHLVLPIRTA; encoded by the coding sequence ATGGAGTTTTATTGTTCCCAAGAAGAATTGTTAGCAGGAATATCTATAACACAACGAGGTATCTCCTCTAAAACTACTATCCAAGTTCTTTCTGGTATTATGCTGAAAGTATCAAACAATCATTTGTATCTAAAAAGTACTGACCTTGAAATAACCATAGAATATAAGGTCCCGGTTAAGACTGTTACCGAAGGTGAAATTATTTTGCCAGCAAAAATTTTAACTGATATTGTGAGAAAGATGCCTAAAGAAGAAATACACTTCAGTATGACAGAAGATAAAAATGTTAAGATTAAATCCTCCACCATAGAAATTGATCTAACAGGAGAAAGTACAGAAGAGTTTCCAAAGTTTCCACAATTACCAGAAGGTAAAATACTAGGCTTATCTGAGTTGAAATTGAAGAACATGTTAAAACAAACAGCTTTTGCAATCTCTACAGAAGAAAGCAGACCTGTATTAACCGGTGTTCTTTTTGAAATAAAAGGTTCCACTCTTAACTTAATAGCTACAGACGGTCACCGCTTAGCATACAAAGTTGCAGTGTTAGAAGATGAACCTAAGACACCATTAAAAGTAATTGTGCCTAGAAAGGCAATAACTGAGTTACAAAGAATTCTAGTAGATGACGAGGACAATACTATAGATATATATGTAAAAGATTCAATAGTATTCTTTGTTTTTGAAAATGTTATATTTAGTTCTAGAGTAATTGAAGGTAAATTCCCGCCCTATCAACAAATAATCCCTAGTGATAATAATACTAAGCTAAAGGTAAATACTAAAATTCTACAGACATCTATAGAAAGAGCAGAGCTTTTATCTAGAGAAGGAGCCCGAAGCTTGGTTAAGTTTAAAATTTCAGATATACTATATCTAACATCAAACACACCGGATTTAGGAAGTTTATCTGAGCAGCTGCCAGTTGATAAGGAAGGAGAGGACTTAGAGATAGCTTTTAACGCTAAACTAATTACTGATTGCCTAAAAAATATTGATGTTCCTGAGGTTTATCTAGAGTTTAACGGTTCCTTTAACCCTTGTTTGATAAAACCTGTTATAGGAGATGATTATTTACATCTTGTTTTACCTATAAGGACAGCATAG
- a CDS encoding RNA-binding S4 domain-containing protein: MEKIKITSDYIQLDQFLKYVNLVGSGGEAKILISEGRVKVNDAVEMRRGKKLRTNDIVSIDDEISYSIE, encoded by the coding sequence ATGGAAAAGATAAAGATAACTAGTGATTATATTCAACTGGATCAATTTCTAAAGTATGTTAATTTAGTTGGTTCTGGAGGAGAAGCAAAAATACTAATAAGCGAAGGTCGAGTTAAGGTTAACGATGCTGTTGAAATGAGAAGAGGTAAAAAACTAAGAACTAATGATATTGTTAGTATTGATGATGAAATCAGCTACTCTATTGAATAG